A window from Pseudomonas sp. Tri1 encodes these proteins:
- the folK gene encoding 2-amino-4-hydroxy-6-hydroxymethyldihydropteridine diphosphokinase, translating into MSLTQVFLGLGSNIEREIHLRAGLEALADFLVDIRCSAVFESQPVGIKSGPFFNFVVSAFTDLPLMELDRRLKFIEADNGRYAPDRKGLPLDIDVLLYGEQVGNFDGLILPRAEILKNAFVLWPLSLIAPDRIHPGVGKSFATLWGESQIDQVLAPVAFEWRGQQLTPSNLL; encoded by the coding sequence ATGTCGCTGACTCAGGTTTTTCTCGGGCTCGGCAGCAATATCGAGCGCGAAATCCATTTGCGTGCGGGCCTTGAAGCCTTGGCCGATTTCCTGGTGGACATACGCTGTTCGGCGGTCTTCGAGAGTCAGCCGGTGGGGATCAAGAGCGGGCCATTCTTCAATTTCGTCGTGTCGGCCTTCACGGATCTGCCGCTGATGGAGTTGGACCGTCGCCTCAAGTTCATCGAGGCGGACAACGGTCGTTATGCGCCGGATCGCAAGGGGCTGCCGCTGGATATCGACGTGCTGCTGTATGGCGAACAGGTTGGCAACTTCGACGGGTTGATTCTGCCTCGCGCCGAAATCCTCAAGAACGCCTTTGTTCTGTGGCCGTTGTCGTTGATCGCGCCGGATCGGATTCATCCAGGTGTGGGCAAAAGCTTCGCCACTTTGTGGGGCGAGTCGCAGATTGATCAGGTGTTGGCGCCGGTGGCTTTTGAGTGGCGAGGCCAGCAGCTTACGCCGTCGAATCTGCTGTGA
- a CDS encoding multifunctional CCA addition/repair protein — protein sequence MQIYKVGGAVRDRLLGIPVTDIDRVVVGATAEQMLAKGFRPVGADFPVFLDPKTGEEYALARTERKSGRGYGGFVFHASPEVTLEEDLIRRDLTINAMAEDDNGHLTDPYHGQRDLEARILRHVSPAFAEDPLRVLRVARFAARYAPLGFKVADETLELMRQLSDSGELEALTAERSWKEISRALMENQPQVFIQVLRDCTALKVLIPEVDALFGVPQPEAHHPEIDTGLHTLSVLEQAALHRQPLTVRWACLLHDLGKGLTPEHEWPRHIAHEHKGLKLIKAVNERFKVPRDCQELALLVGQYHTHGHRALELKASTLLELLQSFDVYRRPQRFEEFIAACEMDARGRKGLEERSYPQADYLRGAAAAARGVAVQPLLEKGFKGPELGEAIKRERLRALKAYKDAAN from the coding sequence ATGCAGATTTATAAAGTCGGCGGCGCCGTTCGCGATCGCCTGCTGGGCATCCCCGTCACCGACATCGATCGGGTCGTGGTGGGTGCCACCGCCGAGCAGATGCTGGCCAAGGGGTTCCGCCCCGTGGGGGCCGATTTCCCGGTGTTCCTCGACCCGAAGACCGGCGAGGAGTACGCCTTGGCCCGTACCGAACGCAAAAGCGGTCGAGGCTATGGCGGCTTTGTGTTCCATGCCAGCCCTGAAGTGACCCTCGAAGAAGACCTGATCCGCAGAGACCTTACGATCAACGCCATGGCTGAGGACGACAACGGCCATCTCACTGATCCATACCACGGCCAGCGCGATCTCGAAGCCAGAATTTTGCGCCACGTTTCCCCCGCATTTGCCGAAGATCCCCTCCGAGTACTGCGAGTTGCTCGCTTCGCCGCACGTTATGCTCCGCTGGGCTTCAAAGTGGCCGATGAAACACTTGAGCTGATGCGTCAGCTCAGCGATTCCGGCGAGCTGGAGGCATTGACCGCCGAACGCAGCTGGAAAGAAATTTCCCGCGCCCTCATGGAAAATCAACCACAGGTGTTTATCCAGGTGCTGCGCGACTGTACGGCACTCAAGGTTCTGATACCCGAGGTCGATGCGCTGTTCGGCGTGCCACAACCTGAAGCCCATCACCCGGAAATCGACACTGGCTTGCATACCCTGAGCGTGCTGGAACAGGCAGCGCTACACCGGCAGCCTCTGACCGTCCGCTGGGCTTGCCTGCTCCATGATTTGGGGAAAGGCCTGACACCCGAGCACGAATGGCCGCGACACATCGCTCACGAGCACAAGGGATTGAAACTGATCAAAGCGGTCAATGAGCGCTTCAAGGTGCCGCGCGACTGCCAGGAGTTGGCGCTATTGGTTGGCCAGTACCACACCCATGGTCATCGTGCACTTGAGCTCAAGGCTTCTACCCTGCTTGAGCTGTTGCAGAGTTTTGACGTGTATCGCCGGCCTCAGCGCTTCGAGGAATTCATCGCGGCGTGCGAGATGGATGCGCGGGGACGCAAAGGGCTCGAAGAGAGAAGTTATCCACAGGCTGACTATTTGCGAGGTGCAGCAGCGGCGGCCCGCGGAGTGGCAGTGCAGCCCTTGCTGGAGAAGGGCTTCAAGGGGCCGGAGTTGGGCGAGGCGATCAAGCGCGAGCGCCTCAGGGCGTTGAAAGCGTACAAGGACGCAGCGAACTGA
- a CDS encoding SpoVR family protein, with the protein MTAKKEQKRQPISTGSEWTFELIQAYDREISRIADRYALDTYPNQIEVITAEQMMDAYASVGMPLGYHHWSYGKHFLSTEKSYSRGQMGLAYEIVINSDPCIAYLMEENTICMQALVVAHACYGHNSFFKGNYLFRTWTDASSIIDYLVFAKQYIMQCEERHGIDAVEDLLDSCHALMNYGVDRYKRPYPISAEEERRRQKDREEHLQKQINDLWRTIPKGADKYSEKDNARFPAEPQENILYFIEKHAPLLEPWQREIVRIVRKIAQYFYPQRQTQVMNEGWATFWHYTLMNDLYDEGLVTDGFMMEFLTSHTSVVFQPGFDSPYYSGINPYALGFAMYRDIRRMCENPTEEDRRWFPDIAGSDWLSAIKFAMSSFKDESFILQYLSPKVIRDLKLFSILDDDQKDDLLVPAIHDEGGYRIIRETLAAQYNLGNREPNVQIYSIDRRGDRSLTLRHQAHDRKPLGDSTDEVLKHLHRLWGFDIHLETLQGDQVMKTHHVPPRTEQAEGDYGRLDLAVIHL; encoded by the coding sequence ATGACCGCCAAAAAAGAGCAGAAACGTCAGCCTATTTCCACCGGCTCCGAATGGACATTCGAGCTGATCCAGGCCTACGACCGCGAAATCAGCCGTATCGCGGACCGTTATGCCCTGGACACGTATCCGAACCAGATCGAGGTCATCACCGCCGAGCAAATGATGGACGCTTATGCGTCGGTCGGTATGCCGCTGGGTTATCACCACTGGTCCTACGGCAAGCACTTCCTCAGCACCGAAAAATCCTACAGCCGTGGCCAGATGGGGCTGGCTTACGAGATCGTGATCAACTCCGACCCGTGCATCGCTTACCTGATGGAAGAAAACACCATCTGTATGCAGGCTTTGGTGGTGGCGCATGCGTGCTACGGCCACAACAGTTTCTTCAAGGGCAACTACCTGTTCCGCACCTGGACCGATGCCAGCTCGATCATCGACTACCTGGTGTTTGCCAAGCAGTACATCATGCAATGCGAAGAGCGCCACGGCATCGACGCAGTGGAGGATCTGCTGGACTCTTGCCACGCCCTGATGAACTACGGCGTGGACCGTTACAAGCGGCCATATCCGATTTCTGCCGAAGAAGAGCGCCGTCGCCAAAAGGACCGTGAAGAACACCTGCAAAAGCAGATCAACGACCTGTGGCGCACCATTCCCAAGGGTGCCGACAAATACAGTGAAAAAGACAACGCGCGCTTCCCTGCCGAACCGCAGGAAAACATTCTTTATTTCATTGAAAAACACGCGCCGCTGCTGGAGCCCTGGCAACGGGAAATCGTGCGCATCGTGCGCAAGATTGCCCAGTATTTCTATCCACAACGCCAGACCCAGGTCATGAACGAGGGCTGGGCCACGTTCTGGCATTACACGCTGATGAACGACCTGTACGACGAAGGCCTGGTGACCGACGGCTTCATGATGGAGTTCCTGACATCCCACACCAGCGTAGTGTTCCAGCCCGGTTTCGACAGCCCGTACTACAGCGGTATCAATCCTTATGCACTGGGCTTTGCCATGTACCGTGACATTCGGCGCATGTGCGAAAACCCCACCGAGGAGGATCGGCGCTGGTTCCCGGACATCGCGGGCTCGGACTGGCTGTCCGCCATCAAGTTCGCCATGAGCAGCTTCAAGGATGAAAGCTTCATCCTGCAGTACCTCTCACCCAAGGTGATCCGCGACCTGAAGCTGTTCAGCATTCTCGATGATGACCAGAAAGATGACCTGCTGGTGCCTGCCATCCATGACGAAGGCGGTTATCGCATCATCCGCGAGACCCTGGCGGCCCAATACAACCTGGGCAATCGCGAGCCCAACGTGCAGATCTACAGCATCGACCGCCGGGGAGATCGCTCGCTGACCCTGCGCCACCAGGCTCATGACCGAAAACCGCTGGGCGACTCCACCGATGAGGTACTCAAGCACCTGCATCGTCTCTGGGGTTTCGACATCCATCTGGAGACCTTGCAGGGCGACCAGGTGATGAAAACCCACCATGTGCCGCCCCGCACCGAACAAGCCGAAGGAGACTATGGCCGCCTGGACCTGGCCGTCATTCACCTTTGA
- the plsY gene encoding glycerol-3-phosphate 1-O-acyltransferase PlsY codes for MFWLLAILAYLLGSLSFAILLSRLTGRPDPRTSGSGNAGATNMLRLAGRKLAVLTLLGDLCKGLFPVLIASLAGLSLQQQAWIGVCAVIGHLFPLYFRFRGGKGVATAAGMLLGLYPPAALLAVCAWLLTFYLTRTSSLAALIATPLTLPLLAWQEPAALLPMTALVALIVWRHRGNLRDLFAGRERHF; via the coding sequence ATGTTTTGGTTACTGGCGATTCTCGCCTACCTGCTCGGCTCGCTGTCCTTTGCCATTTTGCTTAGCCGCCTGACCGGTCGCCCGGATCCGCGAACGAGTGGCTCAGGCAATGCCGGCGCCACCAACATGCTGCGCCTGGCCGGACGCAAACTCGCCGTCCTGACCCTGCTTGGCGACCTCTGCAAAGGTCTTTTCCCGGTATTGATCGCCAGCCTTGCAGGGCTCTCGTTGCAGCAACAGGCCTGGATCGGCGTCTGCGCCGTTATCGGCCACCTGTTTCCGCTGTACTTTCGCTTTCGTGGCGGCAAGGGTGTCGCCACTGCTGCCGGCATGCTGCTGGGCCTGTATCCGCCCGCTGCCCTACTGGCGGTCTGTGCCTGGCTGCTGACGTTCTACCTGACCCGCACCAGCTCACTGGCCGCGCTGATCGCCACACCGCTGACCCTGCCACTACTGGCCTGGCAGGAGCCGGCGGCCTTGTTGCCGATGACAGCCTTGGTCGCACTGATCGTCTGGCGTCACCGAGGCAATCTACGCGACCTGTTCGCCGGGCGCGAACGGCATTTTTAA
- the tsaD gene encoding tRNA (adenosine(37)-N6)-threonylcarbamoyltransferase complex transferase subunit TsaD, with protein MLVLGLETSCDETGVALYDSERGLLADALFSQIDLHRAYGGVVPELASRDHVKRMLPLIRQVLAEAGCVPTEIDAIAYTAGPGLVGALLVGASCAQALAFAWGIPALGVHHMEGHLLAPMLEPQPPQFPFVALLVSGGHTQLVRVDGIGQYQLLGETLDDAAGEAFDKTAKMMGLNYPGGPEIARLAAQGVEGRFVFPRPMCDRPGLDFSFSGLKTFALNTWQQCVSAGDDSEQARCDISLAFQQAVVETLTIKCKRALKQAGLKRLVIAGGVSANKALRVSLEKMLGDMKGDVYYARPEFCTDNGAMIAFAGCQRLQAGQHESLAISVQARWPMEQLSPL; from the coding sequence GCCTGCTGGCCGATGCGCTGTTCAGCCAGATCGACCTGCACCGCGCTTATGGTGGGGTGGTGCCTGAGCTTGCGTCGCGCGATCACGTCAAGCGCATGCTGCCCTTGATCCGCCAGGTCCTGGCCGAAGCAGGCTGTGTACCGACCGAGATCGATGCCATTGCCTACACCGCTGGGCCGGGCCTGGTGGGCGCGTTGCTGGTAGGCGCTTCCTGCGCCCAGGCGCTGGCCTTTGCCTGGGGTATCCCGGCCCTTGGTGTGCACCACATGGAAGGCCACTTGCTGGCGCCCATGCTGGAGCCGCAACCACCGCAATTTCCGTTCGTCGCTTTGTTGGTGTCTGGCGGCCATACGCAGCTGGTTCGGGTCGATGGCATCGGCCAATACCAGTTGCTGGGCGAAACACTTGACGACGCCGCTGGCGAAGCTTTCGACAAAACCGCGAAAATGATGGGGCTCAATTATCCCGGCGGACCGGAAATCGCCCGACTTGCAGCTCAAGGCGTTGAAGGACGTTTCGTGTTTCCGCGTCCGATGTGCGATCGCCCGGGTCTTGATTTCAGTTTCAGCGGCCTGAAAACCTTCGCCCTGAATACTTGGCAGCAGTGCGTCAGCGCCGGGGACGACAGTGAGCAAGCCCGTTGCGACATCTCGCTGGCGTTCCAGCAGGCCGTGGTGGAGACTTTGACCATCAAGTGCAAGCGTGCCCTGAAGCAGGCCGGTCTCAAGCGTCTGGTAATCGCAGGTGGGGTGAGTGCGAACAAGGCGTTGCGCGTATCACTGGAGAAAATGCTCGGCGACATGAAGGGCGACGTTTACTACGCCCGGCCGGAGTTCTGTACCGATAACGGCGCGATGATTGCTTTTGCCGGCTGTCAGCGTTTGCAGGCTGGCCAGCATGAAAGCCTGGCCATCAGCGTGCAGGCGCGTTGGCCGATGGAGCAGTTGTCGCCGCTGTGA
- the folB gene encoding dihydroneopterin aldolase — MDRVFIEGLEVDTVIGAYDWERGIRQCLRLDLSFAWDNRPAAAGDDLTLALDYASVSARIQSFAEQAQFQLVETFAERLAQELMDEFKITWLRLKVTKPGAVPAASGVGVEIERGCR; from the coding sequence TTGGACAGAGTGTTTATCGAGGGCCTGGAAGTCGACACGGTAATCGGTGCCTACGACTGGGAACGAGGCATCCGACAGTGTCTGCGGCTTGACCTGAGTTTCGCTTGGGACAACCGCCCGGCCGCCGCAGGCGATGACCTGACTTTGGCGCTCGACTACGCCAGCGTATCGGCGCGCATCCAGTCATTTGCCGAGCAAGCGCAGTTCCAGTTGGTCGAAACGTTCGCCGAACGACTGGCCCAGGAACTGATGGACGAGTTCAAGATTACTTGGCTGCGTCTGAAGGTGACCAAGCCCGGTGCGGTGCCGGCGGCCAGCGGTGTTGGCGTGGAGATCGAGCGCGGATGTCGCTGA